Part of the Candidatus Methylomirabilota bacterium genome is shown below.
CGTTGACGGACCGCACCGTGCCCCGGTGCGGTTTTTTTGTCGATGCGCATCGTCGTCAACGGGGAGCCGAGGGACGTCCGCGAGGGACTGACGCTCGACGGCCTGCTCCAGGAGCTGGGCGTGCGCCGGGACTACACGGCCGTCGCGCTCAACCGGGAGGTGGCCCGCCGAGCGAGCTACGCCTCGACAGTGCTCCGGGAAGGAGACCGGGTCGAGGTCGTCCATCCGATGGCCGGCGGCGCCTGAGGGGCGACAGCAAGACAGGAGGTCAGAGCCATGTGGGACGAGCCGTTGGTGCTGGGGGGCCGCTCGTTCCGGTCTCGACTCATCGTCGGCACCGGGAAGTACCCCTCCTTCGATCTCATGCGCCGGTGTCACGAGGTCTCCGGCACCGAGATGGTGACGGTGGCGGTGCGTCGGATCGATCTGTCGAAGCAGGGTGAGTCCCTCCTCGACTTCATCGACACGAGCCGGATCACGCTCCTGCCGAATACCGCGGGCTGCTACACGGCCGACGAGGCGGTACGGACCGCGTACCTGGCGCGGGAAGCCGGCCTCGGGGAGTTCATCAAGCTGGAGGTCATCGGGGACGAGAAGACGCTCTTTCCGGATGTCCAGGGGCTCCTGGAGGCCACCAAGACGCTCGCCCGAGAGGGCTTCGTGGTGCTCCCGTACACGAACGACGATCCGGTGGTGGCCAAGCGTCTGGAAGAGTCGGGGGCGGCGGCCGTCATGCCGCTCGGGGCGCCGATCGGCTCGGGGATGGGCATCCGGAATCCGTACAACATCCGGATCATCCTGGAGGCGGCGGCAGTGCCCGTCATCGTCGATGCCGGCGTCGGGACCGCCTCCGACGCAGCGGTCGCCATGGAGCTCGGCTGCCATGGCGTCCTCATGAACACGGCGATCGCCCAGGCCAGGGACCCGGAAGCGATGGCCGAAGCGATGAAGCTCGCGGTGGAGGCCGGGAGGCTCGCCTCCAAGGCCGGGCGGATCCCCCGCAAGCTCTACGCCACGGCCTCGAGCCCCCTGGAGGGCATCCCCGACTGGGCGCCCGCCCCGTGAGGGCGGGATGCCCGGGCTGGACTTCCGCCTCTACCTGGTCACCGACCGGCACGCGACCCGAGGACGACCTCTTCCGGGCCTGATCGAGACGTGCCTCGACGCGGGGCTGCGCGCGGTCCAGCTTCGTGAGAAGGATCTCGTCGGCGGCGCGCTCCTCGCGCTGGCCCGCGAGCTCCGCCGGCTCACCGCGCGGCACGAGGCCCGCCTCCTGGTCAACGACCGCGTCGATGTCGCGCTGGCGGTGGAGGCCGACGGAGTTCACCTTCCGGGCGGTGGCCTCCCGCCCGATGTGGCCCGCCGCCTCCTCGGGACGGGGCGGCTCCTCGGCGTCTCCACCCATTCGCCCGCGGAGGCGGCGGCCGCCGGGTCCGGGGGGGCCGACTTCGCCGTGTTCGGGCCGGTCTATGACACCCCCTCCAAGCGACCGTACGGCGCCCCGCTGGGGCTGGATGCCCTCGCCGACGCCTGCCGGCGCGCCCGGGTGCCGGTCCTGGCCATCGGCGGGGTGACCGCCGCCTGCGTCCCCGAGGTGCGCGCGGCGGGCGCGGCCGGTGTCGCGGTGATCCGCGCGCTGCTCGAGGCCGAGGACCCGGCGCGCGCGACCAAGGAGCTTCTCGAGGCCTGCACGCGGGCGTGGCGGTGACCGATCTGATAGGATTGGCGCCGTGTACGGGACGCCCCTCGCCCCGTTTCCCCAGCGGATCGTCTGCCTGAGCGCCGAGACGGCCGAGATCGCCTTCGCCCTCGGCGCCGGCGATCGGGTGGTCGGCGTGACGGGGACGGCGACCCGTCCGCCCGAGGCCCGCGAGCGCCCGAGGGTCGGCGGCTTCACCACGTTCCGTCTCGACAAGATCCTCGCGCTCCAGCCCGATCTGGTCCTCGCCTTCTCCGATCTCCAGGCGGACGTCGTCCGCGATCTGGTGCGGGCCGGGGTCGCCGTCCTGGCTCTCAACCAGCGCAGCCTGGCCGGAGTCTTCCAGGCGATCCTCGTCATCGGCGGGGCCCTCGGGCGGGAGGCTCCGGCGCGGGACCTGGTGGCCGACATGCAGGAGGAGATCCGGCAGATCCGCGAGTTCTCGAGCGTGTGGCCCGATCGGCCCCGCGTCTACTTCGAGGAGTGGGACGACCCACCGATCGCGGGCATCCGGTGGGTTTCCGAGCTGATCGAGATCGCCGGCGGCGAGGACATCTTCCCCGAGCTTCGGGGGCGACATGATGCCTCGGGCCGCCGGGTCGATCCTGCCGAGGTGATCCGCCGCGCGCCCCAGGTCATCGTCGCCTCCTGGTGCGGGAAGCGGGTCGACCTCGACACGATCCGGCGCCGCCCGGGCTGGGAGGCCCTGCCGGCTGTCCGCGAGGGGCGGCTGTACGCCGTCCCCTCGGACGACCTCCTCGCTCCAGGTCCTTCCCTCCTCCGGGGCCTCAGGACGCTCCACGAGATCATCCAGGCCCACGTGGCCGGCGAGCCGTTCACCGAGACGGCCGCCGACCAGCCCTAAAGAACACCCGCAGTAGTCGCATTATAAGTCAGTATATCTGCAGGCCTAATCAGGCCACGTGTCCGGGTCGCGGCGCTGTGGTACCATGAGGGGGGTCTGGCCCCCTGACACTTCTGAACCCGGGAGATCCCCCATGGCAGCGACGCGAGAGCTTGCCCAGCCGGAGCGCTTCTTCGCCGACCGGTATGGCCTGACCCAGAGCCGGCTCGAGGGGCTTCTCGGGGTGGCTGCCGGGCGGGTGGATTACGCCGATATCTTCATCGAGCACCAGATCAGCGAGGACTTCCTTCTCGAGGATGGGGTCGTCAAGAAGGCCTCCCGGACGCTGAGCCAGGGCGCCGGCGTTCGGGCTCAGGCCGGGGTGCGGACCGGGTACGCCTACACCGACGATCTGGCCCTCGAGCACCTCGAGCTGGCGGCCCGCCAGGCGCAGGCCATCGCCGAGCACCCGAGCGGGTCGGCCGTCGTCGCGGTTCCCGGGCGCGGGCGCCCCCACGACCTCTACCGCCTGACCGAGCCCCCGGTGGACGCCGCGCTCGCGCGGAAGGTGGATCTGCTCCGGCGGATCGACACCCTGGCCCGGGGATCCGACCCGCGGGTGCGCCAGGTCATCGCAACCCTCTGGAGTGAAGAGCAGGTGACCCTCATCGCGACGTCCGAGGGGTGGCAGGTGGGGGACGTCCGCCCGCTGACCCGCCTCAACGTCACGGTGGTCGTGGACGAGAGTGGACGCCGGGAGATCGGCGGCTACGGGGGCGGGGGCCGGGTCGGCTTCGACTTTTTTCTGGACGCCGAGCGCTGGGCCCGCTTCACCCGCGAGGCGGTCCGCCAGGCCATCCTGAAGCTCGCCGCCGTCAATGCCCCGGCCGGGACCATGACGGTGGTCCTCGGCCCCGGCTGGCCCGGCATCCTGCTCCACGAGGCGGTGGGCCACGGGCTGGAAGGTGACTTCAACCGCAAGGAGGTCTCCGCCTTCACCGGAAGGCTCGGCCAGAGGGTGGCTTCGGAGCTGGTGACGGTGGTCGACGACGGAACGATCCCCAACCGCCGCGGGTCGCTCAACGTGGATGACGAGGGGACGCCCACGGGTCGCACCGTGCTGATCGAGAGGGGCATCCTCCGGGGATACATGCAGGATCGCCTGAACGCGCGCCTCCTGGGCATGCCGCTCACCG
Proteins encoded:
- the thiS gene encoding sulfur carrier protein ThiS; its protein translation is MRIVVNGEPRDVREGLTLDGLLQELGVRRDYTAVALNREVARRASYASTVLREGDRVEVVHPMAGGA
- a CDS encoding thiazole synthase: MWDEPLVLGGRSFRSRLIVGTGKYPSFDLMRRCHEVSGTEMVTVAVRRIDLSKQGESLLDFIDTSRITLLPNTAGCYTADEAVRTAYLAREAGLGEFIKLEVIGDEKTLFPDVQGLLEATKTLAREGFVVLPYTNDDPVVAKRLEESGAAAVMPLGAPIGSGMGIRNPYNIRIILEAAAVPVIVDAGVGTASDAAVAMELGCHGVLMNTAIAQARDPEAMAEAMKLAVEAGRLASKAGRIPRKLYATASSPLEGIPDWAPAP
- the thiE gene encoding thiamine phosphate synthase, with the protein product MPGLDFRLYLVTDRHATRGRPLPGLIETCLDAGLRAVQLREKDLVGGALLALARELRRLTARHEARLLVNDRVDVALAVEADGVHLPGGGLPPDVARRLLGTGRLLGVSTHSPAEAAAAGSGGADFAVFGPVYDTPSKRPYGAPLGLDALADACRRARVPVLAIGGVTAACVPEVRAAGAAGVAVIRALLEAEDPARATKELLEACTRAWR
- a CDS encoding cobalamin-binding protein, whose amino-acid sequence is MYGTPLAPFPQRIVCLSAETAEIAFALGAGDRVVGVTGTATRPPEARERPRVGGFTTFRLDKILALQPDLVLAFSDLQADVVRDLVRAGVAVLALNQRSLAGVFQAILVIGGALGREAPARDLVADMQEEIRQIREFSSVWPDRPRVYFEEWDDPPIAGIRWVSELIEIAGGEDIFPELRGRHDASGRRVDPAEVIRRAPQVIVASWCGKRVDLDTIRRRPGWEALPAVREGRLYAVPSDDLLAPGPSLLRGLRTLHEIIQAHVAGEPFTETAADQP
- the tldD gene encoding metalloprotease TldD, which gives rise to MAATRELAQPERFFADRYGLTQSRLEGLLGVAAGRVDYADIFIEHQISEDFLLEDGVVKKASRTLSQGAGVRAQAGVRTGYAYTDDLALEHLELAARQAQAIAEHPSGSAVVAVPGRGRPHDLYRLTEPPVDAALARKVDLLRRIDTLARGSDPRVRQVIATLWSEEQVTLIATSEGWQVGDVRPLTRLNVTVVVDESGRREIGGYGGGGRVGFDFFLDAERWARFTREAVRQAILKLAAVNAPAGTMTVVLGPGWPGILLHEAVGHGLEGDFNRKEVSAFTGRLGQRVASELVTVVDDGTIPNRRGSLNVDDEGTPTGRTVLIERGILRGYMQDRLNARLLGMPLTGNGRRESFQHPPMPRMTNTFMLAGEDDPEEIIRSVSRGLYAVAFGGGQVDITNGKFVFSASEAYLVEDGRVTAPVKGATLIGSGPDVLTRVSRVGHDLAFDEGIGTCGKDGQSVPVGVGLPTIRIDGITVGGTEV